DNA sequence from the uncultured Ilyobacter sp. genome:
TTCTAGATCGGGCTTATCCACACTAATTACTTTTATTTTCTGATCTATAAGCTTTTCACCGCGTTTTTTATCAAAAAAGTATATTATTCCAAAGGAGATTGCTAAAAATAGAAAACTCATAAAAACTCCTTGTCCCTCACTGAAGCCTAATTTCTGCCCTAAAAAATACCCTGCCATCATAAAAATAATAGGCATAAGATAGACCAGTGCGGCGATGTTTAGAAGGGACGAATCTTC
Encoded proteins:
- a CDS encoding SoxR reducing system RseC family protein gives rise to the protein MINKGIIEEINNDRIKVHLYRDSACAHCSGCSSSSKMGSTFSFKYGEKLSIGDIVTFEIEDSSLLNIAALVYLMPIIFMMAGYFLGQKLGFSEGQGVFMSFLFLAISFGIIYFFDKKRGEKLIDQKIKVISVDKPDLENCMSSCSQDK